One genomic region from Prunus persica cultivar Lovell chromosome G3, Prunus_persica_NCBIv2, whole genome shotgun sequence encodes:
- the LOC18783464 gene encoding elongator complex protein 5 isoform X1: MAEWVCRALRDGALEGEHAPALTIKDSIATPLGFDAFCHVLSQLSTNISAEKSQSRALVLVAFSRSPSYYVDLLKRRGLDISSSQQWIRILDCYTDPLGWRERLMECGSAKNLSYEASNVASTCRNVKDVDKLFSSVISLGKGLVGQGKVRFSVAIDSVNEMLRHASLSSVAGLLSNLRCCDQISSIFWFLHADLCEEKVTAVIEYMSSMVASIEPLIPFANRHRGNSENLSLVERNFTKGKFHVRCKRRNGRVRVMFEEIHIGQSGIDFTSPSSEDGLVNQVNQGLLPKVQFNLQLSEKERNDRAKVVLPFEHQGNGKPVEIYDGRKSLLDSKNEAAPVSTGNSKINDDSSKGEIIYFRDSDDEMPDSDEDPDDDLDI, translated from the exons ATGGCGGAATGGGTTTGCAGAGCCCTTCGAGACGGTGCGTTGGAGGGAGAGCATGCACCCGCTCTCACAATCAAGGACTCTATAGCAACACCTCTCGGCTTCGACGCCTTCTGCCACGTTCTCTCCCAGCTCTCCACCAACATTTCAGCCGAAAAATCTCAGTCGCG AGCTCTGGTGCTCGTCGCGTTTTCTCGGAGTCCGTCATATTATGTAGACTTGTTGAAGAGGAGAGGACTGgatatttcttcttctcagcAGTG GATTCGGATTTTGGATTGTTACACGGATCCTCTTGGTTGGAGAGAGAGGCTCATGGAGTGTGGAAGTGCTAAAAATCTCTCTTATGAAGCTTCCAACGTAGCTAGTACTTGCAGGAATGTGAAGGATGTGGACAAGTTGTTCTCTTCAGTTATTTCACTTGGAAAAG GATTGGTTGGACAAGGGAAAGTTCGTTTCAGTGTTGCAATAGACTCG gTAAATGAAATGTTAAGACATGCATCTTTGTCATCAGTTGCTGGCCTTTTGAGCAACCTTCGTTGCTGTG ATCAAATTTCAAGTatcttttggtttcttcatGCGGATCTTTGTGAAGAAAAGGTCACTGCTGTTATTGAATATATGTCCTCTATGGTGGCCAGCATAGAACCACTAATCCCGTTTGCAAATCGACATAGAGGTAACTCAGAGAATCTTTCTTTAGTTGAACGGAATTTTACAAAAGGGAAATTTCATGTCCGATGCAAACGTAGAAATGGACGTGTACGAGTGATg TTTGAAGAGATTCACATTGGGCAGTCAGGCATCGACTTCACATCCCCTTCATCTGAAGATGGATTAGTCAATCAAGTCAATCAAGGCCTTTTGCCAAAG GTGCAATTCAATCTACAACTGTCAGAGAAAGAGCGAAATGATAGGGCCAAAGTTGTACTTCCATTTGAACACCAAG GAAATGGTAAACCTGTAGAAATTTATGATGGTCGAAAATCTCTGCTGGATAGCAAAAATGAGGCAGCACCTGTTTCAACTGGGAattcaaaaattaatgatgACTCTAGCAAGGgtgaaataatatattttcgtGATTCAGACGATGAGATGCCAGATTCTGATGAGGATCCTGATGATGATTTGGACATATAG
- the LOC109948083 gene encoding uncharacterized protein LOC109948083: protein MEVCVIAKCTYKSETIMFSVSSESSMVDILKTLCLRFRGLQLGCFTLRYSVPSYPSCFLETDSDLDLMRTFLLISNEKTVDILVKDLCGSSEYSGDFCVNKELIACEKGESSCSSTVEDRNEFLGRSKRASAKPLLSNEWETYIHHVGQKFDGGAEEFRLKLCKYALEVGFNFEYAGNDKKRVVAVCSNKKLEGCSWRVYASRCEATGSFVIQTLNNVHTCASRIRESKSKMMRSRVVSSLIVDRIRAKPELKPVEIIHEFKDYYGIDISYYHAWFGKELAKLDVHGDESKSFNELVWYVDAVKETNTGSLCTLDCEAGINRFRRFFVSFGGCIAGFQYCIPLLFIDATFLKSKYKGQLLCASGKNGNQGFYPLAFGVVDSETEENWTWFLQHLASILLPMGRVVTFFSDRNQGLLNAMGFVFPGWPHSYCYYHLKQNLISKYPKSGYGKLLQDRVINLFSRCAYAVTEEEFKVAMEELVIVGSSKVKTFISDLSRDHYANAFFKGMRYGEMANSLAESFNNWVGVFRDLPVLPLIEGIRQKLMVLNSQRRIEAEKWTTVLCPKMETRLCENAEAGRTWALVDASAQQVVSELQFSTGVL, encoded by the exons ATGGAGGTGTGTGTCATTGCCAAGTGCACATATAAGTCGGAAACCATcatgttttcagtttcatcaGAGTCATCcatggttgatattttgaagactttgtgtctgaggtttaggggtttgcaGTTGGGTTGTTTCACATTACGGTATTCGGTGCCCAGTTATCCGAGTTGTTTTCTAGAAACGGATAGCGATTTGGACTTGATGAggacatttttgttgatatcaAATGAGAAGACTGTTGATATTTTAGTGAAGGATTTATGCGGGAGCAGTGAATATAGTGGTgatttttgtgtaaataaGGAGTTGATAGCATGTGAAAAGGGCGAGTCGTCGTGTTCTAGTACTGTCGAAGACAGAAACGAGTTTTTGGGCAGGTCGAAGAGAGCAAGTGCTAAGCCTTTGTTGTCGAATGAGTGGGAGACATACATACATCATGTGGGGCAGAAGTTTGACGGTGGTGCAGAGGAGTTCCGGTTGAAATTGTGCAAGTACGCTCTTGAAGtaggatttaattttgaatatgcCGGCAATGACAAGAAGCGGGTGGTTGCTGTTTGTTCGAATAAGAAATTGGAGGGTTGCAGCTGGCGTGTTTATGCTTCTCGTTGTGAAGCTactggcagttttgtaattcagACGTTAAATAATGTTCATACATGTGCAAGTCGGATACGGGAATCAAAGAGTAAGATGATGAGGTCTCGTGTGGTGTCCTCCCTCATTGTGGACAGAATTCGTGCAAAACCAGAGCTGAAGCCAGTTGAGATTATACACGAGTTCAAAGATTATTATGGTATAGACATTTCATACTACCACGCATGGTTTGGCAAAGAGTTAGCTAAATTGGACGTTCACGGTGATGAGTCGAAGTCCTTCAACGAGTTAGTGTGGTATGTGGACGCCGTAAAGGAAACTAACACTGGTTCTCTCTGCACTCTTGATTGTGAAGCTGGAATTAATCGCTTTcgacggttttttgtgtcttttggCGGTTGCATTGCTGGATTTCAATATTGCATACCCTTGTTGTTCATTGATGCTACGTTTTTGAAGAGCAAGTACAAGGGGCAGCTTCTGTGTGCTTCGGGAAAGAATGGAAATCAAG gGTTTTATCCTCTAGCTTTTGGAGTTGTTGATTCTGAGACAGAGGAGAATTGGACTtggtttcttcaacatttggcTTCTATATTGCTACCGATGGGGAGAGTGGTAACCTTTTTCTCGGACCGCAATCAAGGTTTGTTAAATGCAATGGGGTTTGTGTTTCCCGGATGGCCTCATTCTTACTGTTATTATCACCTCAAACAGAATTTGATATCAAAGTACCCGAAGTCAGGTTATGGGAAACTGCTCCAAGACCgtgttatcaatttatttagtagATGCGCATATGCTGTTACGGAGGAAGAGTTTAAGGTAGCAATGGAGGAGTTGGTGATTGTTGGGAGTTCGAAAGTGAAGACATTTATATCTGATTTGTCTAGAGATCACTATGCCAACGCATTTTTCAAAGGAATGCGTTATGGGGAGATGGCAAACAGTTTAGCGGAGTCCTTTAATAATTGGGTTGGTGTGTTTCGAGATTTGCCGGTGCTACCTTTGATAGAAGGGATTCGACAGAAATTGATGGTATTGAATTCTCAACGAAGAATTGAAGCGGAGAAGTGGACAACAGTTTTGTGTCCGAAGATGGAGACTAGACTCTGTGAAAATGCGGAGGCCGGTAGGACTTGGGCA TTGGTTGACGCTTCCGCAcaacaagtggtatcagagctccaGTTTTCGACTGGGGTCTTGTAG
- the LOC18783342 gene encoding zinc finger BED domain-containing protein RICESLEEPER 2 — MWKHLNKQCLHYPYRHMDKNTRTLAFEASKGNALVSRNFNKEDCLDACVRMVVQDELPFSFVEGEGFREFCSVAYPQFNPPSRRTLGRRFLEMYTKMKEKLKVDLHSHRICLTTDTWTSVPNVNYMVLTAHFVDSDYKMDKRILNFCLIDSHKWESIGKLLENCLIDWGHQKILTITADNADANTKAIEYVRKKINGWKDSNSVLGGVHMHMRCSAHIINLIVKEGLKRLESSIVAICNAVKFVRSSPSRLSYFKMCVETEKIKCKWLVVMDVPIRWNSTYLMLVAALKFRKAFDRMGDDPDSSYLMYFKEEERDDEIIEGIEGSGKGKGKSKTNKKVGPPSDEDWEKAVTFVMFLKTFYGVTLKISASLHPTSHSTFHDLLAIDREIRELYRYDVTIPIEERTAMDTLLNDMATSMKKYDKYWGELHKVNPFLMIGVVIDPRFKLRNLKHIFEEIFENDSTCDRLVA, encoded by the coding sequence ATGTGGAAGCATCTAAACAAACAATGCTTGCATTACCCTTATAGGCACATGGATAAGAACACACGGACGCTCGCATTTGAAGCATCCAAAGGTAATGCTCTTGTTTCTAGGAATTTTAACAAAGAAGATTGTTTGGATGCTTGTGTTAGGATGGTGGTTCAAGATGAGCTACCTTTTAGCTTTGTGGAGGGTGAAGGGTTTAGGGAATTTTGTAGTGTTGCATACCCACAATTTAATCCACCCTCTCGTAGAACTCTTGGAAGAAGATTTCTAGAAATGTACACAAAAATGAAGGAGAAGTTGAAAGTTGACCTTCATTCACATAGAATATGCCTTACAACCGATACTTGGACATCGGTTCCAAATGTGAATTACATGGTGTTGACTGCCCACTTTGTGGATTCCGACTATAAAATGGACAAAAGAATCCTAAACTTTTGTTTAATTGATAGTCATAAGTGGGAGAGCATTGGGAAATTGCTTGaaaattgtttgattgattggggACATCAGAAGATACTCACAATTACTGCAGATAATGCAGATGCCAATACTAAGGCAATTGAATATgtaaggaagaaaataaatgggtGGAAAGATTCGAATAGTGTGTTAGGAGGAGTTCACATGCATATGAGGTGTAGTGCtcatataatcaacttaataGTTAAGGAGGGTTTGAAGAGATTAGAAAGCTCAATTGTGGCAATCTGTAATGCGGTCAAGTTTGTGAGGTCCTCACCTTCTCGGTTGAGTTACTTCAAAATGTGTGTTGAgacggaaaaaataaagtgcAAGTGGTTGGTGGTGATGGATGTGCCCATTAGGTGGAACTCCACTTATTTGATGCTTGTTGCGGCATTGAAATTTCGAAAAGCTTTTGATAGAATGGGGGATGATCCCGATTCTTCCTACTTAATGTACTTCaaggaagaggaaagagatgATGAGATAATTGAAGGCATTGAAGGAAGTGGGAAAGGGAAGGGAAAGTCTAAGACTAATAAGAAGGTGGGTCCACCTAGTGATGAAGATTGGGAAAAAGCCGTGAcatttgtgatgtttttgaAGACCTTCTATGGTGTTACTTTGAAAATTTCAGCTTCTTTGCATCCAACATCACACTCAACCTTCCATGACTTGCTTGCCATAGATAGGGAGATTCGGGAGTTGTATAGATATGATGTTACAATTCCTATTGAAGAACGGACAGCCATGGATACTCTTTTAAATGATATGGCAACATCAATGAAGAAGTATGATAAATATTGGGGTGAACTTCATAAAGTGAACCCATTCTTGATGATAGGAGTTGTGATTGACCCCCGATTCAAGCTTCGCAATTTGAAGCACATCTTTGAAGAGATATTTGAAAATGATTCTACTTGTGATAGATTGGTGGCTTAA
- the LOC109948081 gene encoding uncharacterized protein LOC109948081, with product MSGAGVRSLQAIASRFKIINQQCSLWKACITKANARHVSGSNIEDVDMNAKTLFLNDNKPSNRPFKLYHAWQILKDCPKWNDLCESPTQTFKDSSHSGNTVSLEEDEDDVVMPTPRPLGRDKQKDEKKKGKGVESYLNQSGKFLSELVQQGNEAKEDRR from the exons ATGAGTGGAGCCGGGGTACGATCACTGCAAGCTATTGCTTCTCGGTTCAAGATCATCAACCAACAATGTTCTCTTTGGAAGGCATGTATAACAAAGGCCAATGCAAGGCATGTGAGTGGCTCCAATATTGAAGATGTG GATATGAATGCAAAAACACTTTTCTTGAATGATAATAAACCTTCGAATAGGCCTTTCAAGTTGTATCATGCTTGGCAAATCTTAAAAGATTGCCCAAAATGGAACGACCTATGTGAATCTCCCACACAAACATTCAAAGATTCTTCTCATAGTGGCAATACAGTCAGTttggaggaagatgaagatgatgtggTCATGCCCACTCCAAGGCCATTGGGAAGAGATAAACAGAaggatgaaaaaaagaaagggaaaggtGTTGAAAGTTATCTCAACCAAAGTGGTAAGTTCTTGTCTGAATTGGTTCAACAAGGAAATGAGGCAAAAGAGGATAGGAGGTGA
- the LOC109948082 gene encoding uncharacterized protein LOC109948082 produces the protein MNSRGKAIQNFFNDDSDDDDLHQQRVAMVVQHHTFLLEQYAQQSKHGGSVAGREYKNRKREKHHKSLMEDYLCERPFYPPVDFSRRFGMRRELFYLILNDIVAHEPYFTQKIDAYGRQSLSLERKLIAIFRMLVYGCSADSIDEYCRLGESTALECLRKFCSIIEAVYGQWYLRSPNPADFYSRRRFPVNGMSPHIQYVVNENEYNLGYYLANGIYPRWATLVKMISQSDTKKKRLFAQKQEAYRKDVERAFGILQAQWAIVRGPARMWRKEQLHSIMMTSIILHNMIVEDEYEDLDAESDDEDNCLLTSRRARARLAYELEPTITYDINQDRQTISDYMVRHNRVRASQVHHNLRNDLINHIWRCEGEGQ, from the exons ATGAATTCACGTGGGAAGGCTAtacaaaatttcttcaatgatgattctgatgatgatgaccttCATCAACAGAGGGTTGCAATGGTTGTTCAACACCATACGTTTTTGCTGGAGCAATATGCTCAACAATCCAAACATGGTGGTTCTGTTGCAGGCCGTGAATACAAGAAtcggaagagagaaaaacatcATAAGAGTCTCATGGAGGACTACTTATGTGAAAGACCATTTTATCCCCCAGTGGACTTTAGCAGGCGGTTCGGCATGAGAAGAGAGCTTTTCTATCTCATCTTGAATGATATTGTTGCACATGAGCCATACTTTACCCAGAAGATAGACGCTTATGGACGACAAAGTCTATCCCTAGAGCGGAAGCTAATAGCCATTTTTCGAATGCTTGTATATGGATGCTCAGCAGACTCCATCGACGAGTACTGTAGATTGGGTGAATCTACAGCCCTTGAATGTCTGCGAAAGTTTTGTTCTATTATTGAAGCCGTGTATGGTCAGTGGTACCTCCGTTCCCCAAATCCGGCCGACTTTTATAGTCGTAGAAGATTCCCAG TGAATGGAATGTCTCCCCATATCCAATATGTTGTCAATGAAAATGAATATAATCTGGGTTATTACTTGGCTAATGGTATCTACCCTCGTTGGGCTACATTGGTTAAGATGATTTCCCAATCGGatactaaaaaaaagagaCTATTTGCCCAAAAACAAGAGGCTTATAGGAAGGATGTCGAAAGGGCCTTCGGAATACTTCAGGCTCAATGGGCAATTGTTAGGGGACCTGCACGTATGTGGCGCAAAGAACAACTTCATTCAATCATGATGACGTCCATAATATTGCACAACATGATTGTTGAAGATGAGTATGAGGATCTAGATGCAGAATCTGATGATGAAGACAATTGTCTACTAACATCTAGAAGAGCAAGAGCAAGACTTGCTTATGAGCTTGAGCCAACTATCACGTATGATATAAACCAAGACAGACAAACTATCTCAGACTACATGGTCCGTCATAATAGAGTTCGTGCTTCGCAAGTGCATCACAATCTAAGAAATGATTTGATCAACCACATTTGGAGATGCGAAGGAGAGGGGCAATGA
- the LOC18783464 gene encoding elongator complex protein 5 isoform X2, with product MGLQSPSRRCVGGRACTRSHNQGLYSNTSRLRRLLPRSLPALHQHFSRKISVASSGARRVFSESVILCRLVEEERTGYFFFSAVHYRIRILDCYTDPLGWRERLMECGSAKNLSYEASNVASTCRNVKDVDKLFSSVISLGKGLVGQGKVRFSVAIDSVNEMLRHASLSSVAGLLSNLRCCDQISSIFWFLHADLCEEKVTAVIEYMSSMVASIEPLIPFANRHRGNSENLSLVERNFTKGKFHVRCKRRNGRVRVMFEEIHIGQSGIDFTSPSSEDGLVNQVNQGLLPKVQFNLQLSEKERNDRAKVVLPFEHQGNGKPVEIYDGRKSLLDSKNEAAPVSTGNSKINDDSSKGEIIYFRDSDDEMPDSDEDPDDDLDI from the exons ATGGGTTTGCAGAGCCCTTCGAGACGGTGCGTTGGAGGGAGAGCATGCACCCGCTCTCACAATCAAGGACTCTATAGCAACACCTCTCGGCTTCGACGCCTTCTGCCACGTTCTCTCCCAGCTCTCCACCAACATTTCAGCCGAAAAATCTCAGTCGCG AGCTCTGGTGCTCGTCGCGTTTTCTCGGAGTCCGTCATATTATGTAGACTTGTTGAAGAGGAGAGGACTGgatatttcttcttctcagcAGTG CATTACAGGATTCGGATTTTGGATTGTTACACGGATCCTCTTGGTTGGAGAGAGAGGCTCATGGAGTGTGGAAGTGCTAAAAATCTCTCTTATGAAGCTTCCAACGTAGCTAGTACTTGCAGGAATGTGAAGGATGTGGACAAGTTGTTCTCTTCAGTTATTTCACTTGGAAAAG GATTGGTTGGACAAGGGAAAGTTCGTTTCAGTGTTGCAATAGACTCG gTAAATGAAATGTTAAGACATGCATCTTTGTCATCAGTTGCTGGCCTTTTGAGCAACCTTCGTTGCTGTG ATCAAATTTCAAGTatcttttggtttcttcatGCGGATCTTTGTGAAGAAAAGGTCACTGCTGTTATTGAATATATGTCCTCTATGGTGGCCAGCATAGAACCACTAATCCCGTTTGCAAATCGACATAGAGGTAACTCAGAGAATCTTTCTTTAGTTGAACGGAATTTTACAAAAGGGAAATTTCATGTCCGATGCAAACGTAGAAATGGACGTGTACGAGTGATg TTTGAAGAGATTCACATTGGGCAGTCAGGCATCGACTTCACATCCCCTTCATCTGAAGATGGATTAGTCAATCAAGTCAATCAAGGCCTTTTGCCAAAG GTGCAATTCAATCTACAACTGTCAGAGAAAGAGCGAAATGATAGGGCCAAAGTTGTACTTCCATTTGAACACCAAG GAAATGGTAAACCTGTAGAAATTTATGATGGTCGAAAATCTCTGCTGGATAGCAAAAATGAGGCAGCACCTGTTTCAACTGGGAattcaaaaattaatgatgACTCTAGCAAGGgtgaaataatatattttcgtGATTCAGACGATGAGATGCCAGATTCTGATGAGGATCCTGATGATGATTTGGACATATAG